Proteins encoded in a region of the Bombiscardovia apis genome:
- a CDS encoding InlB B-repeat-containing protein, with amino-acid sequence MSAGESHSLAIAQDGNTYAWGYNGQGQLGTGYTTNVSSPIRVLIPIGVRFTQVSAGNYFSLALDEQGRVWHWGKRQDGIRGSLLRPTLLTSGVLPSSGIIQISAGASHGMALDNNGIVYVWGGGAYGENSLPTMFTPPIVVTGGDLPATGIIKILAGQRTSFAIDQDGKLYAWGDNAYGQLGNPTNVNPPPNTTSKNPAPKRVLSGSVTATTKITQVASGSFHTLALDTAGNVHAWGMNFQGELGTYQNSGNGAFCGSTTTPTPTPRIATTNKTSINAGSSMSSALDSNGTIWTWGNNQYGQLGDNRNKTSCAVNYIPSAVNAGSITSSTPIAQISGTNQYILALDHNGIVYGFGSNRVGQLGNSTNSGTNTPNPDPMPTGVATLKMTSVSFDGVAVTNPVKDPATGVWTVRVPLHDVGQVPVSIGWSMTWVSSSWDSNSRLQTTTVTMNQPAVTLHYEYKGTYTVHFDLGGAPGSTPADQYAVIGDDESIAWPNPTPSWEHHWFDGWFTSSGEAWDFNSPVRANMTLTAKWEAYQFTLNPSEGPTEGSNPLTLTAPDPPQGISYSQISAGSSHSLALGSDGNTYAWGNNAAGQLGDGTTTRSNRPVRVQTPAGLHFAQISANGSFSMGLTPDGRVYTWGSNTYGQLGNSTIPTGGTGSGSTTPVLVQRGERPAGVNYTAISAGSYHAMALGSDNQVYTWGQNNHGQLGNNTQTIAQAAVRVQQGERPAGVNYTAVSAGREFSLALGSDRQVYAWGSNERGQLGNNTQIDQRTPVLVQEGQRPTAVTYTAVSAGGAHVVALGSDQQAYAWGDNRYGQLGNATIPTSVSNASARSTLPLAVERGERPAGVSYAAVSAGNSYSAALGSNRQAYTWGANSYSQLGNGTTTEQHTPVLARQGERPTGVTYTSISAGYDHCTALGSDHQAYTWGRNLDGQLGSGNNTDGSAPVLVKLMQLLVTGITFDTTDASPAPVWDASSKVWKLKAPGHNAGAVPVHVHWTLAGAGQTDYDLSYTYRYTLPAAGAIPLQRLTGGSLLGLSALAALSWAAYQLTKKRRSPRSPSRSNPRR; translated from the coding sequence ATCAGCGCCGGGGAGTCCCACTCGTTAGCAATTGCGCAAGATGGAAACACTTACGCATGGGGATACAACGGTCAAGGACAGTTGGGCACTGGTTACACCACCAACGTGTCATCTCCCATCCGAGTACTCATCCCCATTGGAGTCCGTTTCACACAGGTGAGCGCAGGGAACTATTTTTCGCTAGCTTTAGACGAACAAGGCCGGGTTTGGCATTGGGGTAAGCGCCAAGACGGAATACGTGGCAGCCTTTTAAGACCAACCCTATTGACCAGTGGTGTTCTACCAAGCAGCGGCATTATTCAAATCAGCGCCGGAGCGTCTCACGGAATGGCATTAGACAACAATGGAATAGTCTACGTATGGGGAGGAGGCGCTTATGGAGAGAACTCTTTACCGACAATGTTTACGCCCCCTATCGTAGTGACCGGAGGAGATCTCCCCGCCACAGGTATTATCAAAATCCTTGCAGGCCAGAGAACTTCTTTCGCCATTGACCAAGACGGTAAATTGTATGCTTGGGGGGATAACGCATACGGCCAGCTCGGCAATCCCACGAATGTCAACCCTCCACCCAACACCACTTCTAAAAACCCCGCCCCAAAGCGGGTTCTATCTGGAAGTGTAACTGCCACAACCAAAATCACTCAGGTTGCTTCGGGGTCGTTTCATACACTCGCTCTTGACACTGCCGGTAATGTCCATGCTTGGGGTATGAACTTCCAAGGAGAACTGGGAACCTATCAAAACAGTGGAAACGGCGCATTTTGTGGTTCAACTACTACGCCGACCCCTACACCCAGAATCGCAACGACCAACAAGACCTCTATCAACGCGGGCTCTTCCATGTCGTCGGCACTGGACAGCAACGGCACCATCTGGACCTGGGGCAATAACCAATACGGACAGCTCGGCGACAACAGAAACAAGACCAGCTGCGCGGTCAATTACATCCCTTCAGCAGTGAACGCCGGCAGCATCACTAGCTCCACCCCTATTGCCCAGATAAGCGGGACCAACCAATATATCTTAGCGCTGGACCACAACGGAATCGTCTATGGTTTTGGATCAAACAGAGTCGGACAACTAGGCAACTCCACCAACTCAGGAACTAACACCCCAAACCCAGACCCCATGCCCACTGGAGTAGCCACTCTCAAGATGACCAGTGTGAGCTTCGACGGCGTGGCGGTAACCAATCCAGTAAAGGACCCCGCAACTGGTGTTTGGACGGTGCGCGTTCCATTACATGATGTAGGGCAAGTACCAGTGAGCATTGGCTGGAGTATGACTTGGGTCAGTTCTAGTTGGGACAGTAACAGCAGGCTACAAACCACCACCGTGACCATGAACCAGCCGGCCGTCACACTTCACTACGAATACAAGGGAACGTATACGGTCCACTTTGATTTGGGCGGGGCTCCCGGCAGCACACCTGCCGACCAATATGCCGTAATTGGCGATGATGAAAGCATTGCCTGGCCCAACCCCACACCCAGCTGGGAGCACCATTGGTTTGACGGATGGTTCACCAGCAGCGGCGAAGCCTGGGACTTCAACAGCCCAGTCAGAGCCAACATGACCCTCACCGCTAAATGGGAAGCGTATCAATTCACGCTAAACCCGAGCGAAGGCCCCACCGAAGGCAGCAACCCCCTCACGCTCACCGCCCCAGACCCGCCGCAAGGCATCAGCTACAGCCAAATCAGCGCTGGCTCCTCCCATTCCTTAGCGCTCGGCTCAGACGGCAACACCTACGCCTGGGGCAACAATGCTGCCGGCCAACTGGGAGACGGCACTACCACACGCAGCAACCGACCCGTGCGAGTCCAGACCCCTGCTGGCTTACACTTCGCGCAGATTAGCGCCAACGGCTCCTTCTCTATGGGATTAACGCCGGACGGCCGCGTCTACACATGGGGGTCAAATACCTACGGCCAGCTCGGAAATTCCACCATACCGACAGGCGGCACAGGCAGCGGCAGCACTACACCCGTTCTCGTGCAGCGCGGCGAGCGCCCGGCAGGAGTCAACTACACCGCCATCAGCGCGGGAAGCTACCACGCTATGGCCCTGGGCAGCGACAACCAGGTCTACACATGGGGTCAAAACAATCACGGACAGCTGGGCAACAACACCCAAACGATTGCGCAGGCAGCTGTTCGCGTGCAGCAAGGCGAGCGCCCGGCAGGAGTCAACTACACGGCCGTGAGCGCGGGCAGAGAGTTTTCTCTAGCCCTGGGCAGCGACCGGCAAGTGTACGCATGGGGAAGCAACGAACGGGGCCAGCTGGGCAACAACACCCAAATTGACCAGCGCACACCCGTTCTCGTGCAAGAAGGCCAGCGGCCCACCGCAGTTACCTACACGGCCGTCAGCGCGGGAGGCGCCCATGTTGTGGCCCTGGGCAGCGACCAACAGGCGTACGCGTGGGGAGACAATCGCTACGGCCAGTTAGGCAATGCCACCATTCCCACAAGCGTTTCTAACGCGAGCGCTCGAAGCACGCTGCCCCTAGCAGTCGAGCGGGGCGAGCGACCCGCAGGAGTCAGCTACGCAGCTGTGAGTGCAGGCAATAGTTATTCTGCGGCGCTCGGCAGCAACCGTCAAGCCTACACTTGGGGAGCCAACAGCTACAGTCAGCTGGGCAATGGCACCACCACGGAGCAGCACACGCCGGTACTCGCCCGGCAAGGTGAGCGCCCAACTGGGGTGACCTACACCTCTATTAGCGCGGGATACGATCATTGCACGGCATTGGGCAGCGACCACCAGGCCTATACTTGGGGCCGCAACCTCGACGGGCAGCTGGGCAGCGGTAACAACACCGACGGCAGCGCTCCAGTCTTGGTGAAGCTCATGCAGCTACTCGTAACCGGCATTACCTTCGACACGACTGACGCCAGCCCGGCACCGGTTTGGGACGCGAGCAGCAAGGTTTGGAAGCTCAAAGCTCCGGGCCACAATGCCGGTGCTGTGCCTGTCCACGTCCACTGGACGCTCGCAGGAGCCGGCCAAACCGACTACGACCTTAGCTACACCTACCGCTACACGCTGCCGGCCGCAGGAGCTATCCCCTTGCAGCGACTGACTGGAGGCAGCCTACTCGGCCTCTCAGCCCTAGCAGCCCTCAGCTGGGCCGCCTACCAGCTGACCAAAAAGCGCCGCT
- a CDS encoding RCC1 domain-containing protein, protein MPVTTDQTLTAHWDERTFQLTPDRGHANGNTPATITTQPETSSLRFTQISAGAGTAYAIASDGNTYAWGYNRYQQLGAGSTNEYETMPVRVKMPAGVHFIQIAAGWQHALALGDDHHVYSWGANIGGWPADTSPNIPFPKRIDSGLPAEVLQVNSNDQSSSSFALGSDNKIYAWGSNYFGQLGTNAGVGINMPVRQPTRITGGTLPTNIIQISTGNSFTMALGSDHQVYAWGNNDRGQVGSTEVGTAQPVPRRITGGDLPASITQIDAGISHALALGSDGKVYAWGRNTSGQLGKSTGMGMYDTNPLPTRVSGGNMPDTVTQISAGGESSLALGSDHKAYGWGYIAGTEPDYKQPTPTRISAGNTPDTIIQVDAGSSSGYVLSNDHRIFAWGSRQLGILGDGTPSSNTFRPELGPVKAFKIDITNTLFGDPTHTATSTYDPEHNQWKLNTPPHPVGTVPVTIKWSLAGCPEDDYTINPGFTYYDFALPQAGAIPLQRLGGGSLIGLSALASLTWTGYQLSRKRRAQPRHTPTATN, encoded by the coding sequence ATGCCCGTCACCACCGACCAAACCCTGACCGCCCATTGGGATGAGCGAACCTTCCAACTCACACCAGACCGAGGCCACGCAAACGGCAACACGCCAGCCACCATCACCACCCAACCCGAAACCAGCAGCCTACGCTTCACCCAAATCAGCGCAGGCGCTGGCACTGCGTACGCTATCGCCAGCGATGGTAACACCTACGCCTGGGGATACAACCGTTATCAGCAGCTCGGGGCCGGTTCCACCAATGAATATGAAACCATGCCAGTACGAGTCAAAATGCCAGCTGGAGTACACTTCATCCAAATAGCAGCCGGATGGCAGCACGCTCTGGCCTTAGGAGACGACCACCACGTTTACAGTTGGGGTGCCAATATCGGAGGCTGGCCCGCAGATACCAGCCCCAACATTCCATTCCCCAAAAGGATAGACAGCGGTCTGCCAGCCGAAGTTCTCCAAGTCAACTCCAATGACCAATCATCATCATCTTTCGCTTTAGGAAGCGACAACAAGATTTACGCCTGGGGCAGCAATTACTTCGGACAGCTGGGCACTAATGCAGGAGTAGGCATAAATATGCCCGTTCGCCAACCTACTAGAATCACAGGCGGCACCCTTCCAACAAATATCATACAAATAAGCACCGGAAACTCGTTTACTATGGCTTTAGGCAGCGATCACCAAGTTTACGCATGGGGCAACAACGACAGGGGCCAGGTTGGCAGCACCGAAGTTGGAACCGCGCAACCTGTACCTCGACGTATTACTGGTGGAGACCTGCCCGCAAGCATCACCCAAATCGACGCCGGCATCTCCCATGCTCTTGCTCTTGGCAGTGACGGTAAAGTCTACGCATGGGGACGAAACACCAGCGGCCAGCTTGGCAAAAGCACCGGCATGGGAATGTATGATACCAATCCCCTGCCTACTAGAGTTTCCGGCGGAAACATGCCAGACACCGTCACCCAAATCAGCGCAGGAGGTGAATCTTCTCTCGCCCTCGGTAGTGACCATAAAGCATACGGTTGGGGATACATAGCCGGCACAGAACCTGACTACAAACAACCCACACCAACACGAATCAGCGCAGGAAACACACCAGACACCATCATCCAAGTCGATGCAGGATCTTCGTCAGGTTACGTGCTCAGTAATGACCATCGCATCTTCGCCTGGGGCAGCCGCCAGTTAGGCATACTCGGGGATGGTACGCCAAGTTCCAATACCTTCCGCCCCGAGCTCGGGCCGGTTAAAGCGTTCAAAATAGACATCACCAACACACTCTTCGGCGACCCCACACACACCGCCACCAGCACCTACGACCCCGAACACAACCAGTGGAAACTCAACACACCACCACACCCAGTCGGCACCGTACCAGTCACCATCAAATGGAGCCTAGCCGGCTGCCCCGAAGACGACTACACCATCAACCCCGGCTTCACCTACTACGACTTCGCCCTCCCCCAAGCCGGAGCCATCCCCCTCCAACGCTTGGGCGGCGGCAGTCTCATAGGCCTCAGCGCCCTAGCCTCCCTAACCTGGACCGGCTACCAGCTCAGCCGCAAACGCCGAGCCCAACCCCGGCACACCCCAACAGCCACCAACTAA
- a CDS encoding RCC1 domain-containing protein, protein MPPGNITFTQVSAGHNFSLAISTQGNIYAWGRNDHGQLGNGTVGGSASRPTLVKTPDGVTFTQVSAGERHALALASNHRLYAWGDNFYGQTGSSTNVGTTTPITEPTPVRAGDMFDNITQISAGGSHSLAVSMKQEVLAWGSNERGELGYDQATGDSQPHPDPLIVKTITYNPKITQVSAGGEFGRGYSLAIDSSGAVYAWGDNQFGQLGDGSLQSPTRPKQIYYLPHNITQVSAGYGHSLALTSDNYVYAWGSNINGELGPIINVGTDPTARPHPLAANAIPGTITQICAGSSRSIALNDAHQAYTWGNNNSSPSSTPTLVPAGAQPSSFSQVSIGRAHYLGLGTDQKVYGWGSNAFGQLGNTAASPVLTQVTPIAVTDPQLAITSVTFGSTPITNYQADAATGVWSFDVPQHPIGSVNVVITWTKNDIVQTPITIVYTYKNSFTVRFNLAGAPGTTPAAQTIPNGGNLVWPNPNPTWTGHQFTGWFTADGTP, encoded by the coding sequence ATGCCACCAGGCAATATCACGTTCACCCAGGTCAGCGCAGGCCATAATTTCTCTCTGGCTATCAGTACTCAGGGCAATATTTATGCGTGGGGTCGTAACGACCACGGTCAGCTTGGTAACGGTACGGTCGGAGGTTCAGCTAGTCGCCCAACTCTGGTAAAAACGCCCGATGGTGTTACCTTCACCCAAGTCAGCGCCGGCGAAAGGCATGCTCTGGCTTTGGCTAGTAATCATAGGTTGTATGCGTGGGGAGACAACTTCTACGGGCAGACCGGCAGCAGCACCAACGTTGGTACTACCACTCCTATTACTGAGCCCACGCCGGTGCGTGCTGGTGACATGTTTGACAACATCACCCAGATTAGTGCGGGCGGCTCACACTCCCTAGCAGTGTCGATGAAGCAAGAAGTCTTGGCTTGGGGCAGTAACGAGCGCGGTGAACTCGGCTACGATCAAGCAACCGGCGACTCACAACCCCACCCCGACCCTTTAATAGTGAAAACCATTACCTACAATCCAAAAATTACCCAAGTCAGTGCAGGAGGTGAATTTGGTAGAGGGTACTCGCTAGCTATCGATAGTAGTGGCGCTGTCTACGCTTGGGGAGATAACCAATTCGGCCAGCTCGGCGACGGTAGCCTACAATCCCCCACCAGGCCAAAGCAAATCTACTACCTGCCACACAACATCACCCAAGTCAGCGCCGGCTACGGTCACAGCCTCGCCCTTACCAGCGATAATTATGTGTATGCCTGGGGCAGCAATATCAACGGAGAACTCGGCCCAATCATCAACGTGGGCACAGACCCTACAGCCAGACCCCACCCCCTAGCAGCCAACGCCATACCCGGAACCATAACCCAAATATGCGCGGGCTCGTCCCGCTCTATAGCCCTCAACGATGCCCACCAAGCTTACACGTGGGGCAACAACAATAGCAGCCCTTCTAGTACGCCGACACTAGTGCCAGCAGGAGCACAACCAAGCAGCTTCAGTCAGGTCAGTATCGGACGAGCACACTATCTTGGTTTAGGAACCGACCAGAAAGTCTACGGCTGGGGCAGCAACGCATTCGGCCAACTCGGCAACACCGCCGCATCTCCTGTATTAACGCAAGTAACACCCATAGCAGTTACAGACCCTCAGCTCGCTATCACCAGCGTCACTTTTGGCTCCACACCTATTACGAACTATCAAGCAGATGCTGCTACTGGCGTGTGGTCATTCGACGTGCCCCAACACCCCATCGGCAGCGTCAACGTGGTAATTACCTGGACGAAGAACGATATTGTTCAAACTCCTATCACTATTGTGTATACGTATAAGAACTCGTTTACCGTACGCTTCAACCTCGCAGGAGCACCAGGCACCACGCCAGCCGCGCAAACCATTCCCAACGGCGGCAACCTCGTATGGCCCAACCCCAACCCCACTTGGACCGGCCACCAGTTCACCGGCTGGTTCACAGCAGACGGCACGCCCTAG
- the pepN gene encoding aminopeptidase N: MPGANLTRVEAEERASIISNPKYTVSLDLTRGAKTFASEVVVTFDAAKRNAASYLDLIASRVESVELNGVALDPAEVYQDNRIILKGLKAHNEVKVAALCDYSRTGEGLHRSVDPSDGRVYLYTQFEVPDARRVYAVFDQPDLKATFDFSVVAPESWTVLGNMPTKSCEAVDQQTERGTLEQAPAEGCKRWTFETTPMMSSYLTAICAGPYAQWTTEYANEDGRTVPMGLYCRQSLKPALEKDVDYLFDITQKGFAFYAKTWGVPYPYAKYDQIFVPEYNAGAMENIGLVTFRDQYIFESKATGAKVNRRVETVLHELAHMWFGDLVTMKWWNDLWLNESFAEFMSTLCTAEATEWSDDWATFCMGEKGWALREDQLPTTHPIVAPINDLHDTEVNFDGITYAKGASVLKQLVAYVGREQFFQGIHNYLEKHAYSNATLKDLLTELEATSGRDLGQWSKVWLQESGINTLTSHVSTDANGVITAMSIEQSAPEEYPVLRPHRLAIGFYSAQADGSVARTDRFEVDIDGASTEITELVGKQRPDLILVNDDDLTYAKLRLDEASLKFVEGNLYRVEDRLARAIVSLSMWDMTRDGVYPAQSFIDYTLRTLSTEHQSTSMRYMLSCLSTTAHDYTAQATRPEALEQVAQGLWKLASAAEAGSDEQLQLLQAYLGYGDDEDFEDHARALLAGTSELEGVEVDNNMRWAVIHALAAQNMASESEIEAELSKRDTTENREFAMGARAVRPTKAAKAWAWDQALHNNDLTNSQIESAADGFSGSGSKDLFAPYIEKFFSSVDWVWEHKTFHIAETILNPLSAGGLYPYKAEPHDLVHAGEAWLADHEDAPKALRGMIIQNVETSRRTLRVRNYNEGLAR, from the coding sequence ATGCCAGGAGCAAATCTGACTCGCGTGGAAGCTGAAGAGCGCGCGAGCATCATTTCCAACCCCAAGTACACGGTGAGCCTCGATCTGACTCGCGGCGCTAAGACCTTCGCTTCGGAAGTTGTAGTCACGTTCGACGCTGCTAAGCGCAATGCGGCGAGCTACCTCGATTTGATTGCCTCCCGCGTGGAATCGGTTGAGCTCAACGGCGTGGCCCTCGACCCGGCCGAGGTCTACCAAGACAATCGCATTATTCTCAAGGGTTTGAAGGCCCACAACGAGGTGAAGGTTGCTGCCCTGTGTGACTACTCCCGCACCGGCGAAGGCCTGCACCGCTCCGTGGATCCCTCCGACGGGCGCGTGTATTTGTACACCCAGTTCGAGGTGCCGGATGCTCGCCGCGTGTACGCAGTATTCGATCAGCCCGATTTGAAGGCCACGTTTGACTTCTCCGTAGTTGCTCCCGAATCGTGGACTGTCTTGGGCAATATGCCTACCAAGTCTTGCGAGGCAGTAGACCAGCAGACTGAGCGCGGCACCTTGGAGCAGGCTCCGGCCGAGGGCTGCAAGCGTTGGACCTTTGAAACCACGCCGATGATGAGCTCCTACTTAACCGCTATTTGCGCTGGCCCCTACGCTCAGTGGACCACCGAATATGCCAACGAAGACGGGCGCACTGTGCCCATGGGCCTCTACTGCCGTCAGTCTTTGAAGCCCGCTCTCGAAAAAGATGTGGACTATCTCTTCGACATCACCCAGAAGGGCTTCGCCTTCTATGCCAAGACCTGGGGCGTGCCTTACCCTTACGCCAAGTACGACCAGATTTTCGTGCCCGAATACAACGCCGGCGCTATGGAAAACATTGGCTTGGTGACCTTCCGCGACCAGTACATCTTCGAGTCCAAGGCCACCGGTGCCAAGGTGAACCGCCGCGTGGAGACCGTCTTGCACGAGCTGGCTCACATGTGGTTCGGCGATTTGGTGACCATGAAGTGGTGGAACGACCTGTGGCTCAACGAATCCTTCGCCGAGTTCATGTCGACTCTGTGCACGGCTGAGGCCACTGAATGGTCAGACGACTGGGCCACGTTCTGCATGGGGGAGAAGGGCTGGGCCCTGCGCGAGGACCAGCTGCCCACCACCCACCCGATTGTGGCTCCTATCAACGATTTGCACGATACCGAGGTGAACTTCGACGGCATCACCTACGCCAAAGGCGCTTCCGTATTGAAGCAGCTGGTGGCTTACGTGGGCCGCGAGCAGTTCTTCCAGGGCATCCACAACTACTTGGAGAAGCATGCTTACTCCAACGCCACTTTGAAGGATTTGCTGACCGAGCTTGAGGCCACTTCCGGCCGCGACTTGGGCCAGTGGTCTAAGGTCTGGCTGCAAGAGTCGGGCATTAATACGCTCACCTCGCACGTTTCTACCGATGCAAACGGCGTTATTACCGCCATGTCTATCGAGCAGAGCGCTCCGGAAGAGTATCCGGTGCTGCGCCCCCACCGCCTGGCCATTGGCTTCTACTCGGCTCAGGCCGACGGTAGCGTAGCGCGCACCGACCGCTTCGAGGTCGACATTGACGGCGCATCCACTGAGATTACCGAGCTGGTAGGCAAGCAGCGCCCCGACCTGATTTTGGTCAACGACGACGACTTGACCTACGCCAAGCTGCGTCTAGACGAGGCTTCGCTCAAGTTTGTGGAGGGCAACCTCTACCGCGTCGAGGACCGCCTGGCCCGCGCTATCGTCTCCCTAAGCATGTGGGATATGACGCGCGACGGTGTGTACCCGGCCCAGAGCTTCATCGATTACACTTTGCGCACGCTCTCCACCGAGCACCAGTCCACCAGCATGCGCTACATGCTCTCCTGCCTGTCTACCACGGCCCACGACTACACGGCTCAGGCCACCCGCCCGGAGGCCCTAGAACAGGTAGCACAAGGCCTATGGAAGCTGGCTTCGGCTGCTGAGGCCGGCTCCGACGAGCAGCTTCAGCTCCTCCAGGCCTACCTGGGCTACGGCGACGACGAGGACTTCGAAGACCACGCCCGCGCCCTGCTGGCTGGCACGAGTGAGCTGGAAGGCGTAGAAGTCGACAACAACATGCGCTGGGCAGTCATCCACGCTCTCGCCGCACAAAACATGGCTTCCGAGAGCGAAATCGAGGCCGAATTAAGCAAACGTGATACCACTGAGAACCGTGAGTTCGCTATGGGTGCCCGCGCTGTGCGCCCCACTAAGGCAGCCAAGGCTTGGGCTTGGGATCAGGCCTTGCACAACAACGACCTGACCAACTCGCAAATCGAATCCGCGGCCGATGGCTTCTCGGGCTCGGGCAGCAAGGACCTCTTCGCTCCCTACATTGAGAAGTTCTTCAGCTCGGTGGACTGGGTCTGGGAGCACAAGACCTTCCACATTGCCGAGACCATCTTGAACCCGCTTTCCGCCGGCGGACTCTACCCCTACAAGGCTGAGCCCCACGACTTGGTTCACGCGGGCGAGGCTTGGCTGGCAGACCACGAAGATGCGCCCAAGGCCCTGCGCGGCATGATTATCCAGAATGTGGAAACTTCACGCCGCACCCTGCGCGTGCGCAACTACAACGAGGGTTTGGCTCGCTAA
- the glmM gene encoding phosphoglucosamine mutase — MPRLFGTDGVRGLANRDLTSQLALDLGDAAVRVLGASGSGTNGRRRALIGRDTRVSGDFLSSALAAGMAAGGFDVIDAGIIPTPGIAYLTSALNVEMGAVISASHNPMPDNGIKFFARGGFKLADTKEDEIESVLAQDWDRPTGDGVGRISQDASTATNMYIEHLVNAVAPVGADKIQPKPLKGIRIVADCANGATSAVAPEALRRAGADVVVINASPDGYNINKNAGSTHPEQLQAMVKASDADMGVAFDGDADRCLAVDEDGNMINGDQIMGILARAKQREGKLANDTLVVTVMSNLGLKLALKDMGIATVQTGVGDRYVLEEMLRGGFTLGGEQSGHVINREFATTGDGTLTALTLAKEVARSGKSLKELAADFPQLPQQLVNVPNVDKAAANTNATVQAAIEREEQLLGSTGRVLLRASGTEPLVRVMVEAETQEQADDVCGRLAQVVADELSL; from the coding sequence ATGCCAAGGCTATTTGGAACTGACGGTGTAAGGGGATTGGCTAACAGGGATTTGACCTCGCAGTTGGCCTTGGACTTGGGTGACGCAGCGGTGCGGGTGCTCGGAGCAAGTGGCAGTGGCACCAACGGCCGCCGCCGGGCTTTGATAGGCCGCGATACGCGCGTCTCGGGCGACTTCCTCTCTTCAGCGCTGGCAGCAGGTATGGCAGCCGGTGGTTTCGACGTGATTGACGCTGGCATTATCCCCACTCCGGGCATTGCCTACCTCACTTCGGCGCTCAACGTGGAAATGGGCGCAGTGATTTCTGCCTCCCACAATCCCATGCCCGACAACGGCATTAAGTTCTTCGCCCGCGGCGGTTTCAAACTGGCCGACACCAAGGAAGACGAGATTGAATCCGTCTTGGCTCAAGACTGGGATCGCCCAACCGGAGACGGCGTGGGACGCATTTCGCAAGATGCCAGCACCGCAACCAACATGTATATCGAGCATTTGGTTAACGCTGTAGCGCCAGTTGGGGCGGATAAGATTCAGCCCAAGCCCTTGAAGGGCATTCGCATCGTGGCTGACTGCGCCAACGGTGCCACTTCGGCCGTAGCTCCCGAGGCTTTGCGCCGGGCTGGGGCAGACGTAGTGGTGATTAACGCCTCGCCAGATGGCTACAATATCAATAAAAATGCGGGCTCCACCCACCCCGAGCAGTTGCAGGCGATGGTGAAGGCTTCGGATGCGGACATGGGCGTAGCCTTCGATGGTGACGCTGACCGCTGCCTGGCCGTAGATGAAGACGGCAATATGATCAACGGAGACCAGATTATGGGTATTCTGGCCCGGGCTAAGCAGCGCGAAGGCAAGCTGGCTAACGATACGCTGGTAGTGACGGTTATGAGCAATCTGGGGCTCAAGCTGGCCCTAAAAGATATGGGCATAGCTACGGTGCAGACCGGTGTGGGCGACCGCTATGTCTTGGAGGAGATGCTGCGCGGCGGCTTTACCCTAGGCGGCGAGCAGTCCGGGCATGTGATAAACCGCGAGTTTGCAACCACTGGCGACGGTACGCTGACGGCCCTGACCTTGGCTAAAGAAGTAGCGCGCTCTGGTAAGAGCTTGAAAGAGCTGGCTGCCGACTTCCCGCAGCTGCCCCAGCAATTAGTCAACGTGCCGAACGTAGACAAGGCTGCGGCCAACACGAATGCTACAGTGCAGGCTGCTATCGAGCGCGAGGAGCAGCTGCTGGGCTCTACTGGCCGCGTATTGCTGCGTGCTTCGGGCACTGAGCCTTTGGTGCGCGTAATGGTTGAGGCCGAGACCCAGGAGCAGGCCGACGATGTGTGCGGCAGGCTCGCACAGGTAGTTGCCGACGAGCTGAGCTTGTAA
- a CDS encoding peptide deformylase, whose product MFADESKVDAELNADVEQALAQAGEDQLFPIVQLGEPVLRQQAEVYNGQLKHETLVKLIEAMRQTMHEAPGVGLAAPQIGLGLAFAVLEDHVRDDEDDPREIAEMPFRVIINPRYEPISDVTASFFEGCLSFEGYQAVRRRWVDIKAYWEDENGKAHEERLHGWPARIFQHETDHLSGEVYIDKAQLRSLTSDENLGEYWAYDPVPAQAAEELGFEL is encoded by the coding sequence ATGTTTGCAGACGAATCGAAGGTCGATGCTGAGCTCAATGCTGACGTGGAGCAGGCCTTGGCCCAGGCGGGGGAGGACCAGCTTTTCCCCATCGTGCAACTGGGCGAGCCCGTCTTGCGCCAGCAGGCCGAGGTTTATAACGGTCAGCTCAAGCACGAGACGCTGGTCAAGCTGATTGAAGCCATGCGCCAAACTATGCACGAAGCGCCAGGCGTGGGCCTCGCAGCCCCTCAGATTGGCTTAGGGCTAGCGTTTGCGGTACTCGAAGACCATGTGCGCGACGATGAAGACGACCCGCGCGAGATTGCTGAAATGCCCTTCCGCGTGATTATCAACCCGCGATATGAGCCTATCTCAGATGTAACTGCCAGCTTCTTTGAAGGCTGCCTCTCCTTCGAAGGCTACCAGGCAGTGCGGCGGCGCTGGGTCGACATTAAGGCCTACTGGGAAGACGAGAACGGTAAGGCTCACGAGGAGCGCCTGCACGGCTGGCCTGCCCGCATTTTCCAACACGAGACCGACCATTTGAGCGGCGAAGTCTACATCGACAAGGCACAGCTGCGGAGCTTGACTTCCGACGAAAACTTGGGAGAATACTGGGCGTATGATCCGGTACCGGCCCAGGCTGCTGAAGAGCTGGGATTTGAGCTTTAG